A genomic stretch from Flavobacterium nitratireducens includes:
- a CDS encoding DUF6095 family protein, with the protein MSTNKELLSKGVKYLTGALPLMFIGPSLIYNAFMNQKNVWHYLVLGIGIVACLASMYLIFIGLKYIMKALFND; encoded by the coding sequence ATGTCAACAAATAAAGAATTATTATCCAAAGGAGTAAAATACTTAACAGGCGCTTTGCCGCTAATGTTCATTGGACCATCATTGATTTATAATGCCTTTATGAACCAAAAAAACGTTTGGCATTATCTGGTTTTAGGAATTGGAATTGTGGCATGTTTGGCTTCGATGTATTTGATTTTTATAGGATTGAAATATATAATGAAAGCCTTATTTAACGATTAA
- a CDS encoding pentapeptide repeat-containing protein: protein MEELIHIQKTFDKVIFINKKVSHREFEDCVFKNCDFSNSDFSNNTFMDCEFIDCNLSMTNLKGTSLKTVHFSNCKLLGIQFNSCTDFMFAVHFTDCILDYASFSNKKMPKTKFNSCSMKEVSFIGTNLSNSVFDNCNLENAVFNDTQLKEVNFLTAYNYKIDPEFNPMRKAKFSMQGIPGLLDKYDIKIQ, encoded by the coding sequence ATGGAAGAACTCATTCACATTCAGAAAACCTTTGATAAGGTCATTTTCATCAATAAAAAAGTCAGTCATCGTGAATTTGAAGACTGTGTTTTTAAAAACTGTGATTTCTCCAACAGTGATTTTTCAAACAATACTTTCATGGATTGCGAATTCATCGATTGCAATCTTTCGATGACCAACTTAAAAGGAACGAGCTTAAAAACCGTACATTTTTCTAATTGTAAACTGCTGGGAATTCAATTTAACAGCTGTACCGATTTTATGTTTGCGGTTCATTTCACCGATTGCATTTTGGATTATGCTTCTTTTTCGAATAAAAAAATGCCTAAAACCAAATTCAATTCCTGTTCGATGAAAGAAGTGAGTTTCATTGGCACGAATCTTTCCAATTCGGTTTTTGACAATTGCAATCTGGAAAATGCGGTATTTAATGATACCCAATTAAAAGAAGTAAATTTCTTAACCGCTTACAATTACAAAATAGACCCTGAATTCAACCCGATGCGAAAAGCTAAATTTTCAATGCAGGGAATCCCAGGACTTTTAGACAAATACGATATTAAAATTCAATAA
- a CDS encoding TerC family protein, producing the protein MEVFLNPDAWIALITLTFLEIVLGIDNIIFISIATGKLPEESRKKATKIGMFLAMFMRIFLLLGISYLIAMKEPWFSIDFSWMTAQVSGQSIILLLGGLFLIYKSTNEIREKVDHKGEEEQEIKKAAAKTFSSVIVQIILIDIVFSFDSILTAVGMTNGVAGALYIMITAVIISVLIMMQFAVPVGSFVNRHPSIQILGLAFLILIGLMLVTESAHLSNALIFGSHVTPIPKGYLYFAISFSLMVEALNMKATKKSNTHQLRI; encoded by the coding sequence ATGGAAGTATTTTTAAATCCAGATGCATGGATTGCTCTTATCACATTAACCTTTCTAGAAATCGTACTCGGAATTGATAATATCATTTTCATCTCAATTGCTACAGGAAAATTACCGGAAGAAAGCCGTAAAAAAGCGACTAAAATTGGTATGTTCCTAGCTATGTTCATGCGTATTTTTCTGTTATTAGGAATTTCCTATTTAATTGCAATGAAAGAACCTTGGTTTAGCATTGATTTTAGCTGGATGACAGCACAGGTTTCGGGTCAAAGCATCATTTTATTATTAGGAGGCTTATTCCTTATTTATAAAAGTACGAACGAAATCAGAGAAAAGGTAGACCATAAAGGGGAAGAAGAGCAAGAAATTAAAAAGGCAGCAGCAAAAACATTCAGCAGTGTAATTGTCCAAATCATATTGATTGATATTGTTTTCTCTTTTGATAGTATCTTAACTGCGGTAGGAATGACTAATGGCGTAGCAGGTGCCTTGTACATCATGATTACAGCGGTGATTATTTCGGTATTAATTATGATGCAATTTGCTGTACCTGTTGGAAGTTTTGTTAATAGACATCCTTCAATTCAAATTTTAGGATTGGCTTTTTTAATTCTAATTGGTTTAATGTTAGTTACCGAAAGTGCACATTTGTCCAATGCCTTAATTTTTGGTAGTCATGTAACACCTATTCCAAAAGGCTATTTGTATTTTGCAATTTCATTTTCACTTATGGTAGAAGCTCTCAATATGAAAGCAACCAAAAAAAGTAATACCCATCAACTACGAATTTGA
- a CDS encoding 3'-5' exonuclease, producing the protein MTLKEKIIEILEILGILKKLIDESLNRPIESERFVVLDTETTGFDYENDRILCIGAITLENGVINLQNVFEHYMDQEHFDKTSVQIHGIIRSDVLDHKTEIQVLKLFLDYVGDSIIIAHHALFDITMINNALKRNGMDTLKNKTLDTASLYKRTLIKSNLIQHKDHYTLDDLADKFDISKKDRHTAVGDAYITAIAFLKIIKKLKENKEMKLYQLFR; encoded by the coding sequence ATGACACTCAAAGAAAAAATCATAGAAATACTTGAAATATTAGGTATTTTGAAAAAACTCATAGACGAATCCTTAAATCGGCCTATAGAATCCGAGCGATTTGTGGTTTTAGATACTGAAACTACTGGCTTTGATTATGAAAACGATCGTATTCTTTGCATTGGTGCAATAACATTAGAAAATGGCGTTATCAATTTGCAAAATGTTTTTGAACACTATATGGATCAAGAACATTTTGACAAAACGAGTGTACAAATACATGGTATCATCCGTAGTGATGTATTAGACCATAAAACTGAAATTCAGGTTTTGAAGTTATTTTTGGATTATGTAGGTGATTCTATTATTATCGCTCATCATGCCTTATTTGACATTACGATGATCAATAATGCTTTGAAAAGAAATGGAATGGATACACTTAAAAACAAAACCTTGGATACCGCTTCTTTGTACAAAAGAACGCTAATAAAATCCAACTTGATTCAACACAAGGATCATTATACCCTTGATGATTTGGCTGATAAGTTTGATATTTCAAAAAAAGACCGACATACCGCTGTGGGGGATGCCTACATTACCGCAATTGCTTTTCTAAAAATCATTAAAAAATTGAAAGAAAATAAAGAGATGAAATTGTACCAACTCTTTCGGTAA
- a CDS encoding DNA gyrase/topoisomerase IV subunit A, which produces MKDEEDDNIIPDNEENNEEQDAIEENQDGDESEEPIEVAASSFEGSHFYENQDEGDGSDTITKVTGMYKDWFLDYASYVILERAVPAIEDGFKPVQRRIMHSLKELDDGRYNKVANVVGHTMQYHPHGDASIADAMVQIGQKDLLIDCQGNWGNILTGDGAAASRYIEARLSKFALEVLYSPKITEWGVSYDGRKAEPINLPVKFPLLLAQGAEGIAVGLSTKVLPHNFNELIDASIKILKGKPFTLYPDFMTAGIADVSNYNDGMRGGRVRVRAKIAQLDKNTLVITQIPFSTNTSSLIDSILKANEKGKIKIKKIEDNTAAEVEILIHLYPGVSPDKTIDALFAFTACETSVAPLGCVIEDNKPLFIGVSQMLKISTNRTVDLLRQELEIQLEELKNKWHFSTLEKIFIREEMYIDFKLYSDKESLFKYMYDRFEPFKKSFVREINDEDLQRLTQIPMIRITRFDSDKADDFIAKLEEEMKEVEYNLEHIIDFAIAYFTKLKEKYGKGRERQTELRIFDDIEATKVVLRNTKLFVDRAEGFVGTSLKKDEYVTDCSDIDDVIVFLRDGSMMVTKVDAKTFVGKDIIHVAVFDKSDKRTIYNMVYRDGKSGPSYIKRFNVSGVTRDKLYDLTNGTKGSQVLYFTCNPNGEAEVISILLRQISNIKKLKFDLDFAKLAIKGRASKGNLVTKYPIKKIEIKEKGISTLLPRKIWYDDTVQRLNVDGRGELLGEFRPSDKILIIQQSGKLKVIIPELSTHFEEDMIVLEKWIPKKPISAIYYDGEKERYYLKRFLVENEGKEDIFITEHPNSQLELVSTDYRPMVELVFSKVKGVQKESITVDVENFIAIKGFKALGNQLTTDKLKQVNALEPLPYEAPEEIIAEELEVKGELNADDTQVQLDEDGQIGLVLE; this is translated from the coding sequence ATGAAAGACGAAGAAGACGATAACATTATTCCGGACAACGAAGAAAATAACGAAGAACAGGATGCAATTGAGGAGAATCAAGATGGCGATGAGTCAGAGGAACCTATTGAAGTAGCCGCTTCTTCTTTTGAAGGAAGTCATTTTTACGAGAATCAGGACGAAGGAGATGGTAGTGATACCATTACCAAGGTTACTGGTATGTACAAAGACTGGTTTTTGGATTATGCTTCTTATGTAATTTTGGAGCGTGCCGTTCCGGCTATCGAGGACGGATTCAAACCAGTACAGCGTCGTATTATGCACTCTTTGAAAGAGTTGGATGATGGTCGTTATAACAAAGTGGCCAATGTTGTAGGGCACACCATGCAGTATCACCCACACGGAGATGCGAGTATTGCGGATGCCATGGTACAAATTGGTCAAAAAGATTTATTGATAGATTGTCAAGGAAACTGGGGTAATATTTTAACTGGTGACGGCGCAGCGGCTTCGCGTTATATTGAAGCCCGTTTGTCTAAGTTTGCTCTGGAAGTTTTGTATTCGCCTAAGATTACCGAATGGGGCGTTTCCTATGATGGTAGAAAAGCCGAACCAATCAATCTTCCGGTAAAATTTCCATTATTATTAGCTCAGGGAGCAGAGGGAATTGCAGTAGGACTTTCGACGAAAGTATTACCTCATAACTTCAATGAGCTGATTGATGCTTCTATAAAAATTTTAAAAGGAAAGCCATTTACGCTGTATCCTGATTTTATGACAGCGGGTATTGCCGATGTGTCGAACTACAATGACGGTATGCGCGGCGGACGTGTGCGTGTGCGTGCCAAAATTGCCCAGCTGGACAAAAATACTTTAGTTATTACCCAAATTCCGTTTTCGACGAATACATCAAGTTTGATTGATAGTATTTTGAAAGCTAATGAAAAGGGGAAAATTAAAATCAAGAAAATTGAAGACAATACTGCAGCTGAGGTTGAGATATTGATTCATTTATATCCGGGAGTTTCTCCTGATAAAACGATTGATGCCTTGTTTGCCTTTACTGCCTGCGAAACATCAGTGGCGCCATTAGGTTGCGTTATTGAAGATAACAAGCCTTTGTTTATAGGGGTTTCACAGATGTTGAAAATTTCTACGAATAGAACAGTGGATTTATTGCGTCAGGAGTTGGAAATTCAATTGGAAGAATTAAAAAACAAATGGCATTTTTCGACCTTGGAAAAAATCTTCATTCGTGAAGAAATGTATATTGATTTCAAATTGTACTCTGATAAAGAATCTTTATTCAAATACATGTACGATCGTTTTGAGCCTTTCAAAAAATCATTTGTTAGAGAAATAAATGATGAGGATTTACAGCGATTGACTCAAATTCCGATGATTCGTATTACGCGTTTCGATTCTGATAAGGCCGATGATTTCATAGCCAAATTAGAAGAGGAAATGAAGGAGGTAGAATACAATTTGGAACACATTATTGATTTTGCTATTGCTTATTTTACCAAACTAAAAGAGAAATATGGTAAAGGAAGAGAGCGTCAAACGGAGCTGCGTATTTTTGATGATATCGAAGCCACGAAAGTAGTGTTGCGTAATACAAAATTGTTTGTAGACAGAGCGGAAGGTTTCGTAGGTACCAGTTTGAAAAAAGACGAATACGTTACCGATTGTTCGGATATTGATGATGTGATTGTTTTCCTTCGAGACGGAAGTATGATGGTAACTAAAGTAGATGCCAAAACTTTCGTAGGGAAAGACATTATTCACGTGGCCGTTTTTGACAAGAGTGATAAACGCACCATTTACAATATGGTATATCGAGATGGTAAATCAGGTCCTTCTTATATTAAGCGATTTAATGTTTCTGGGGTAACCAGAGATAAATTGTATGATTTGACCAATGGAACTAAAGGTTCTCAAGTCTTGTATTTTACTTGCAATCCAAATGGGGAGGCTGAAGTGATTTCGATTCTTTTACGCCAAATAAGCAATATTAAGAAATTGAAATTCGATTTGGATTTTGCCAAATTAGCTATTAAAGGACGTGCTTCTAAAGGGAATTTGGTAACCAAATATCCAATTAAGAAAATCGAAATTAAAGAAAAAGGAATCTCAACTTTGTTGCCGAGAAAGATTTGGTATGATGATACCGTTCAGCGATTGAATGTAGATGGTAGAGGTGAATTATTGGGTGAATTTAGGCCTAGTGATAAAATCCTAATCATTCAGCAATCAGGAAAGTTGAAGGTGATTATTCCGGAATTATCAACGCACTTTGAGGAAGATATGATTGTGTTGGAAAAATGGATTCCTAAAAAACCTATTTCGGCCATTTATTATGATGGGGAAAAAGAACGCTATTATTTGAAACGTTTTTTGGTGGAAAATGAAGGCAAAGAGGATATATTTATTACAGAACATCCTAACTCTCAATTAGAATTAGTTTCTACAGATTATAGACCAATGGTAGAGTTGGTTTTCTCTAAAGTAAAAGGGGTACAAAAAGAAAGTATCACAGTTGATGTTGAAAATTTCATAGCGATAAAAGGATTTAAAGCCCTAGGAAATCAATTAACAACCGATAAGTTAAAACAGGTCAATGCGTTAGAGCCATTACCTTATGAAGCTCCTGAAGAAATCATAGCCGAGGAATTAGAGGTTAAAGGCGAATTAAATGCCGATGATACTCAAGTACAATTGGACGAAGACGGTCAGATAGGTTTAGTATTAGAATAA
- a CDS encoding DNA topoisomerase IV subunit B, with translation MSDQSKYTEDNIRSLDWKEHIRMRPGMYIGKLGDGSSPDDGIYILLKEVLDNCIDEFVMGSGKTIEVTIRDKTVAVRDYGRGIPLGKVVDVVSKMNTGGKYDSLAFKKSVGLNGVGTKAVNALSTFFRVESVREDKQKAAEFSAGNLVLEEDIIETTKRKGTKVTFTPDEAIFKNYKFRNEYVVKMLKNYCYLNTGLTIIYNGEKFFSDYGLKDLLNENIAEEDKVYDIIHLKGDDIEISMTHSKSQYSEEYHSFVNGQNTTQGGTHLVAFREAIVKTVREFYNKGFEPSDIRKSIVGAVSIKVMEPVFESQTKTKLGSTEVGSEPGMPSVRTFVNDFVKNNLDNYLHKNPETADLLLRKILQAERERKELSGIRKLAKDRAKKASLHNKKLRDCRVHLPDIKNPRYLESTLFITEGDSASGSITKSRDVNTQAVFSLRGKPLNSYGMSKKIVYENEEFNLLQAALDIEDDMENLRYNNIVIATDADVDGMHIRLLLITFFLQFFPELIKEGHLYILQTPLFRVRNKKETIYCYSEEERVAAIEKLKPKPEITRFKGLGEISPNEFQHFIGDDIRLDPIMMDKNTSVEQLLSFYMGKNTPDRQEFIIKNLKVEVDTMEEA, from the coding sequence ATGTCAGATCAAAGTAAATATACCGAAGATAATATTCGGTCACTCGACTGGAAAGAGCATATTCGTATGCGTCCCGGTATGTATATCGGGAAATTGGGTGATGGTTCTTCACCTGATGATGGTATCTATATTTTATTGAAAGAAGTACTCGATAACTGTATCGATGAGTTTGTCATGGGCTCCGGTAAAACGATCGAGGTGACTATCAGGGACAAAACAGTAGCCGTTCGCGATTACGGCCGTGGAATTCCGTTAGGTAAAGTGGTCGATGTGGTTTCTAAAATGAATACGGGAGGAAAGTATGATTCTTTAGCCTTCAAGAAATCCGTTGGTTTGAATGGGGTAGGTACGAAGGCGGTGAATGCTTTATCGACCTTCTTTAGGGTAGAATCGGTTCGTGAAGACAAACAAAAAGCAGCCGAATTCTCTGCCGGAAATTTGGTTCTGGAAGAAGATATCATAGAAACAACAAAGCGAAAAGGAACCAAAGTAACCTTTACGCCAGACGAAGCTATTTTTAAAAACTACAAATTCAGAAATGAGTATGTAGTTAAAATGCTTAAAAATTATTGTTACCTGAATACTGGATTGACCATCATTTATAATGGTGAGAAATTCTTTTCAGATTATGGATTAAAAGATTTATTAAACGAAAATATTGCCGAAGAAGATAAGGTTTACGACATCATTCACTTAAAAGGAGATGATATCGAAATCTCTATGACACATAGTAAGTCGCAATACAGCGAGGAATACCATTCTTTTGTAAACGGTCAGAATACCACTCAGGGAGGTACGCACTTAGTTGCCTTCAGAGAAGCCATTGTAAAAACCGTAAGAGAGTTTTACAACAAAGGTTTTGAACCTTCGGATATTCGTAAATCCATTGTGGGAGCGGTGAGTATTAAGGTGATGGAGCCTGTATTCGAATCGCAAACCAAAACCAAATTAGGTTCAACAGAAGTAGGTTCGGAACCGGGAATGCCATCGGTAAGAACTTTTGTAAATGATTTTGTTAAAAATAATCTTGACAATTATTTGCACAAAAATCCAGAAACGGCCGATTTGTTGTTACGCAAAATTTTACAAGCCGAAAGAGAGCGTAAGGAGCTTTCGGGTATTCGAAAATTAGCCAAAGACAGAGCTAAAAAAGCGAGTTTGCACAACAAGAAATTACGTGATTGTCGTGTGCATTTGCCGGATATTAAAAATCCAAGATATTTAGAAAGTACGCTATTTATTACCGAGGGGGATTCGGCTTCGGGTTCGATAACCAAGTCGCGTGATGTGAATACACAAGCCGTATTTAGTTTGCGAGGTAAGCCTTTGAACTCCTACGGAATGAGTAAAAAAATTGTGTACGAGAATGAGGAATTCAACTTGTTACAAGCGGCTTTGGATATCGAGGACGATATGGAAAATCTGCGTTACAACAACATCGTAATCGCTACCGATGCTGATGTCGATGGTATGCACATTCGCTTATTGTTGATTACGTTCTTTCTGCAATTTTTTCCAGAGTTAATCAAAGAAGGGCATTTGTATATTTTGCAAACGCCTTTATTCAGGGTTCGAAATAAAAAAGAAACGATTTATTGCTATTCTGAAGAAGAAAGGGTAGCCGCAATCGAAAAATTAAAACCAAAGCCGGAAATCACCCGATTCAAAGGTTTGGGAGAGATTTCTCCAAATGAGTTCCAGCATTTCATTGGCGATGACATTCGATTAGATCCTATTATGATGGATAAAAATACTTCGGTAGAACAATTGTTGTCTTTTTATATGGGTAAAAATACCCCAGACCGACAAGAGTTTATTATCAAGAATTTGAAGGTGGAAGTGGATACAATGGAAGAGGCTTAG
- a CDS encoding NADPH-dependent FMN reductase, which produces MKIIAFGGSPSKNSINKKLATYAAGLFQNAEVEILDLNDYQMPLFTVDIEAEIGQHELANAFLSKIKSADFLVVSLAENNGNYSAAFKNIYDWCSRIVPKVFQGKPMLLMATSPGGRGGATVLEIAKNAFPRYGADIKATFSLPSFNDNFDVEKGKISNAELDGELKKTIGEIQEK; this is translated from the coding sequence ATGAAAATAATCGCTTTTGGCGGAAGCCCCAGTAAAAACTCTATCAATAAAAAATTAGCCACTTATGCGGCTGGATTGTTTCAAAATGCAGAAGTGGAAATTTTAGATTTAAATGATTATCAGATGCCACTTTTTACTGTTGATATCGAAGCCGAAATTGGACAGCATGAGTTAGCGAACGCTTTTTTATCAAAAATTAAATCTGCAGATTTTTTAGTGGTTTCTTTGGCTGAAAATAATGGAAACTATTCAGCGGCTTTCAAAAATATTTACGATTGGTGTTCCCGAATTGTTCCAAAAGTTTTTCAGGGAAAACCAATGTTGTTAATGGCTACTTCTCCCGGAGGCCGAGGCGGTGCTACCGTTTTAGAAATTGCTAAAAATGCTTTTCCACGTTATGGTGCGGATATAAAAGCTACTTTTTCTTTACCGAGTTTCAATGATAATTTTGATGTCGAAAAAGGAAAGATTTCTAATGCCGAATTGGATGGTGAATTGAAGAAAACGATTGGTGAAATTCAGGAAAAGTAA
- the ychF gene encoding redox-regulated ATPase YchF produces the protein MKAGIVGLPNVGKSTLFNCLSNAKAQSANFPFCTIEPNIGVVNVPDPRIARLEELVKPERVQMATVDIVDIAGLVKGASKGEGLGNQFLGNIRECNAIIHVLRCFDNDNIVHVDGNVNPIRDKETIDIELQLKDLETVEKRLEKVNRAAKTGNKEAQAEKALLDRIKDALLQAKSARTVVPQSNDEEALMEDFQLITTKPVLYVCNVDEASAVTGNKYVDQVRELVKDENAEVIVLSVGAEADITELESYEERQVFLEDLGLTEPGSAVLIRAAYKLLNLQTYFTAGVKEVRAWTINIGDTAPKAAGVIHSDFEKGFIRAEVIAYEDFSSYGSEYKVKEAGKLRVEGKEYIVKDGDVMHFRFNV, from the coding sequence ATGAAAGCAGGAATTGTAGGATTACCTAATGTTGGAAAATCAACACTTTTTAATTGTTTGTCAAATGCTAAGGCGCAGAGTGCAAACTTTCCTTTTTGTACTATCGAACCTAATATTGGTGTGGTAAATGTTCCAGACCCTAGAATTGCACGTTTAGAGGAATTAGTTAAACCAGAGCGTGTTCAAATGGCTACAGTAGATATTGTGGATATTGCGGGTTTAGTAAAAGGTGCAAGTAAAGGAGAAGGTTTAGGAAATCAATTTCTGGGTAATATCCGTGAGTGTAATGCGATTATTCATGTTTTACGCTGTTTTGATAACGATAATATTGTTCACGTAGATGGAAATGTAAATCCTATTCGTGACAAAGAAACTATTGATATCGAATTGCAGTTGAAAGATTTAGAAACGGTTGAAAAACGTTTGGAGAAAGTAAATCGTGCTGCAAAAACAGGTAATAAGGAAGCTCAGGCTGAAAAAGCACTTTTAGACCGTATTAAAGATGCATTATTGCAAGCAAAATCGGCAAGAACAGTAGTTCCACAATCAAATGATGAAGAAGCTTTGATGGAAGATTTCCAATTGATTACTACAAAACCAGTTTTGTATGTTTGTAATGTAGACGAAGCTTCGGCTGTAACAGGAAACAAATATGTGGATCAAGTTCGTGAATTGGTAAAAGATGAAAACGCAGAAGTTATTGTACTTTCTGTAGGTGCAGAGGCAGATATTACTGAATTAGAAAGTTATGAAGAGCGTCAGGTTTTCTTGGAAGATTTAGGTCTTACTGAACCAGGTTCGGCAGTATTGATTCGTGCGGCTTATAAATTATTAAATTTACAGACTTATTTTACAGCAGGTGTTAAAGAAGTTCGTGCCTGGACAATTAATATCGGTGATACAGCGCCAAAAGCGGCAGGGGTAATTCACTCTGATTTTGAAAAAGGATTTATCCGTGCAGAAGTAATTGCGTATGAAGATTTTTCGAGCTATGGTTCTGAATATAAAGTGAAGGAAGCTGGGAAATTGCGCGTGGAAGGAAAAGAATACATTGTAAAAGATGGTGATGTAATGCACTTCAGGTTTAATGTATAG